The proteins below come from a single Sorghum bicolor cultivar BTx623 chromosome 4, Sorghum_bicolor_NCBIv3, whole genome shotgun sequence genomic window:
- the LOC8076110 gene encoding OTU domain-containing protein DDB_G0284757 isoform X2 has protein sequence MTEHQECVSKSSSSSISSSTQESEEELTIGTLITEATNTTNSAKSLGRRLSHLDSIPHTPRVNGKIPDFNNATIDHESLLERLGTYGLAEYQIEGDGNCQFRALADQIFRNPDYHKHVRKAVVKQLKEFKKHYEGYVPMEYKVYLKKMKRSGEWGDHVTLQAAADRFAAKICLLTSFRDTCLVEIVPRDATPTRELWLSFWCEVHYNSLYAVEGEGFIPMMVILRLQ, from the exons ATGACTGAACACCAGGAATGTGTTAGCAAGAGCTCTTCCTCAAGTATTAGCAGCAGCACTCAGGAGAGTGAGGAGGAACTGACCATTGGTACTCTTATAACTGAAGCAACAAACACAACAAACAGTGCAAAGAGTCTTGGAAGGCGCCTTTCGCACTTAGATTCGATCCCG CACACTCCGCGTGTTAATGGGAAAATTCCAGATTTTAATAATGCGACAATTGATCATGAATCATTATTAGAAAG ATTGGGCACTTATGGCTTAGCTGAATACCAAATAGAAGGAGATGGGAATTGCCAG TTCCGAGCTCTGGCAGACCAGATATTCCGCAATCCTGATTATCACAAACATGTGAGGAAGGCGGTAGTGAAGCAG CTGAAGGAATTCAAGAAACACTATGAAGGTTATGTGCCAATGGAATATAAGGTTTACTTGAAGAAAATGAAAAG ATCCGGGGAATGGGGAGATCATGTGACCTTACAGGCAGCTGCAGACAGG TTTGCTGCTAAAATATGTCTGTTGACGTCGTTTAGAGACACATGCCTAGTTGAGATAGTCCCCAGAGATGCCACTCCAACAAGAG AGCTTTGGCTAAGTTTCTGGTGTGAAGTACACTACAATTCATTGTATGCAGTTGAAGGTGAGGGGTTT ATTCCCATGATGGTGATCCTAAGGCTGCAGTGA
- the LOC8077173 gene encoding ribonuclease H2 subunit C codes for MEPATPPAPAAGVTATVDLSPVAADLGGAHLLPCGIRQNGGAPVSDYFKPRATGVEVEGVKVEEAFFRGRKLQGATLALPDGYRGYVLEKKRGQNSDVEVSNFVSRAEFQNITYWNHDTMPSAEDSLPRCFHWLTVANAMHKPVTAEDLANMSAMPNQDN; via the exons ATGGAGCCGGCGACCCCTCCGGCACCCGCCGCCGGTGTCACGGCCACCGTCGACCTCTCCCCAGTGGCCGCGGACCTCGGCGGGGCGCACCTCCTGCCCTGTGGCATCAGGCAGAACGGCGGCGCCCCCGTATCCGACTACTTCAAGCCTAGGGCCACAG GTGTGGAGGTGGAGGGGGTGAAGGTGGAAGAGGCCTTCTTCCGCGGAAGGAAGTTGCAGGGCGCTACCCTAGCTCTCCCGGATGGATACCGAG GTTATGTATTGGAGAAGAAGCGTGGACAGAATTCAGATGTTGAAGTTAGCAATTTTGTATCCCGAGCTGAATTCCAGAACATAACCTACTGGAATCATGATACCATGCCATCAGCAGAGGATTCCCTCCCGAGGTGCTTTCATTGGTTAACTGTTGCTAATGCG ATGCACAAACCAGTGACTGCTGAAGACCTCGCTAACATGTCAGCAATGCCGAATCAGGACAACTAG
- the LOC8077172 gene encoding porphobilinogen deaminase, chloroplastic isoform X1 has translation MVSLRCATARHSLLGPPTCLARPRRRACPVAVEAVSQAKVPLIRIGTRGSDLALAQARETRDKLKAAHSELAEEGAVEIIIIKTTGDMILDKPLADIGGKGLFTKEIDDAILQGRIDIAVHSMKDVPTYLPEGTILPCNLPREDARDAFICLTANSLAELPSGCVVGSASLRRQSQILCRYPSLKVVNLRGNVQTRLTKLKNGDVHATLLALAGLKRLNMVENVTSILSMEEMLPAVAQGAIGIACRSNDNKMMEYLSSLNHEDTRSAVACEREFLTVLDGNCRTPIAAYAHRDKDGSCSFRGLLASPDGSKVYETTRIGPYSFDDMVEMGKDAGHELKAKAGPGFYDC, from the exons ATGGTGTCGCTGCGATGCGCCACCGCGCGCCACTCCCTCCTCGGCCCGCCGACCTGCCTCGCGCGCCCGCGGCGGCGGGCGTGCCCCGTCGCCGTGGAGGCCGTCTCGCAGGCCAAGGTCCCCCTAATCCGGATTGGGACGCGTGGAAG TGATCTTGCTCTTGCACAAGCCCGTGAAACTCGAGATAAACTGAAAGCTGCACACTCTGAATTAGCTGAGGAGGGGGCTGTTGAGATCATCATTATAAAGACCACAGGAGACATGATCTTGGACAAACCCCTTGCAGATATTGGTGGCAAGGGTTTATTCACCAAGGAGATAGATGATGCGATCTTGCAGGGAAGGATTGATATTGCTGTTCACTCTATGAAAGATGTCCCAACATATCTACCTGAAGGAACAATACTACCATGTAACCTCCCGCGAGAAGATGCTAGAGACGCATTTATATGTTTGACTGCAAATTCACTTGCGGAGCTTCCTTCTGGTTGTGTCGTCGGAAGTGCTTCCCTGAGGAGACAATCTCAGATTCTCTGCAGGTATCCGTCACTCAAG GTTGTTAACTTAAGAGGAAATGTTCAGACACGGTTAACGAAACTCAAGAACGGAGATGTCCATGCTACGCTGTTGGCACTGGCTGGACTAAAGCGGCTAAATATGGTGGAAAATGTAACATCTATATTATCCATGGAAGAAATGCTTCCAGCCGTTGCCCAAGGTGCCATTGGAATAGCTTGCAGAAGCAATGACAACAAAATG ATGGAGTACCTCTCCTCGTTGAACCATGAAGATACCAGATCAGCTGTTGCATGCGAAAGAGAATTCTTGACAGTTCTTGATGGTAACTGCCGAACTCCAATTGCGGCCTATGCTCATCGTGATAAGGATGGGAGTTGCTCATTCCGAGGTCTATTGGCTTCACCAGATGGATCTAAAG TATATGAGACAACAAGAATTGGACCGTACTCTTTCGACGATATGGTTGAGATGGGGAAAGATGCTGGTCATGAGCTGAAGGCAAAGGCTGGGCCTGGCTTCTATGATTGCTAG
- the LOC8077171 gene encoding uncharacterized protein LOC8077171, with translation MVAEPLVHKVLSMAATTTTSSSSSKKVRTSASSKGGAEAAAAAAGDGRVGILSFEVANAMSRAANLYRSLSDAEAARLLGPLCLGSHAVRAFVPGDDARLLALALAEKLDALNRVAAVASRLGRRCAAPALMGFDHVYADLLAGRCSDAGAFAVASHSDAASLVRRLDRLAAATAALYAELEALTELEQSARKLPTDEARRALEQRTRWRRHDVRRLRDSSLWNWTYDKAVLLLARAVCAIYDRIRHVFGDPMLGLDLLAMTRESGQCDQSRQLSGPVPVQSNLGDGKSGPICRVDQDMSRPVSFRSSCGASPRKMFMECLSLSSSVSWKDGFEDEFLEDSSCISTIRSGMLVPFSSEQGVSTTTTPSSKSGRIGRKARFGPKSTVTSLAPPSTIGGSALALHYANIVIIIEKLLRYPHLVGEEARDDLYQMLPSSLKVALRKNLKTYVKSMAIYDAFLAHDWRETLEKTLAWLAPMAHNMIRWQTERNFEQQQIVLKGNVLLLQTLYFADREKTEAVICELLVGLNYICRYEQQQNALLDCSSSLDFDDCVEWQLQ, from the coding sequence ATGGTGGCGGAGCCGTTGGTGCACAAGGTGctctccatggcggcgacgacgacgacgtcgtcgtcctcctccaagAAGGTGCGGACGTCGGCGAGCTCCAAGGGCGGCGCcgaggcggcggccgcggccgcgggtgACGGCAGGGTGGGCATCCTGTCCTTCGAGGTGGCCAACGCCATGTCGCGCGCGGCCAACCTCTACCGCTCGCTCTCCGACGCGGAGGCGGCGCGCCTGCTGGGCCCGCTCTGCCTCGGCTCCCACGCCGTGCGCGCGTTCGTGCCCGGCGACGACGCGCGCCTCCTCGCGCTCGCGCTCGCCGAGAAGCTGGACGCGCTCAACCGCGTCGCGGCCGTGGCGTCGCGCCTCGGCCGCCGGTGCGCGGCGCCGGCGCTCATGGGCTTCGACCACGTCTACGCCGACCTCCTCGCCGGCCGCTGCTCCGACGCGGGCGCGTTCGCCGTCGCCTCCCACTCCGACGCCGCGTCGCTCGTGCGCAGGCTCGaccgcctcgccgccgccaccgccgcgctCTACGCCGAGCTCGAGGCGCTCACCGAGCTCGAGCAGTCGGCGCGGAAGCTGCCCACCGACGAGGCCCGCCGCGCGCTCGAGCAGCGCACGCGGTGGCGCCGCCACGACGTGCGCCGGCTCAGGGACTCGTCGCTCTGGAACTGGACCTACGACAAGGCCGTGCTCCTGCTCGCGCGCGCCGTCTGCGCCATCTACGACCGCATCCGGCATGTGTTCGGCGACCCCATGTTGGGGCTCGACTTGCTGGCCATGACCCGGGAGTCAGGGCAATGCGACCAAAGCCGGCAGCTCTCCGGTCCAGTTCCCGTCCAAAGCAATCTCGGCGATGGCAAATCAGGGCCGATTTGCAGAGTCGATCAAGATATGTCGCGGCCAGTGAGTTTTCGGTCAAGTTGTGGAGCAAGCCCGAGGAAGATGTTCATGGAGTGCTTGAGCTTGAGTAGCTCAGTGTCATGGAAGGATGGGTTCGAGGATGAATTCTTGGAAGATTCCAGCTGCATTAGCACAATCAGGTCAGGGATGCTTGTGCCATTCAGCAGCGAGCAGGGGGTATCCACAACCACAACGCCATCTTCCAAGAGTGGCAGGATTGGCAGAAAGGCACGGTTTGGTCCCAAGAGCACGGTGACATCACTTGCGCCGCCGTCCACAATTGGCGGCTCGGCTCTTGCACTGCATTATGCAaacattgtcatcatcatcgaGAAGCTGCTCCGGTACCCACATCTTGTTGGTGAGGAGGCACGAGACGACCTGTACCAGATGTTGCCATCGAGTTTGAAGGTGGCAttgaggaaaaatctgaaaacaTATGTGAAGAGCATGGCGATCTACGATGCGTTCCTCGCGCACGATTGGCGGGAGACGCTTGAGAAGACACTGGCGTGGCTGGCTCCGATGGCTCACAACATGATCCGGTGGCAGACAGAGAGGAACTTTGAGCAGCAGCAGATCGTGTTGAAGGGGAATGTGCTGCTGTTGCAGACGCTGTATTTCGCTGATCGGGAGAAGACAGAGGCAGTGATCTGCGAATTGCTTGTCGGCCTAAATTACATCTGCCGGTACGAGCAGCAGCAGAATGCTTTGCTTGACTGCTCTAGCAGTCTCGACTTTGATGATTGTGTGGAGTGGCAACTTCAATAG
- the LOC8077172 gene encoding porphobilinogen deaminase, chloroplastic isoform X2, with amino-acid sequence MRHRAPLPPRPADLPRAPAAAGVPRRRGGRLAGQGPPNPDWDAWKDSDLALAQARETRDKLKAAHSELAEEGAVEIIIIKTTGDMILDKPLADIGGKGLFTKEIDDAILQGRIDIAVHSMKDVPTYLPEGTILPCNLPREDARDAFICLTANSLAELPSGCVVGSASLRRQSQILCRYPSLKVVNLRGNVQTRLTKLKNGDVHATLLALAGLKRLNMVENVTSILSMEEMLPAVAQGAIGIACRSNDNKMMEYLSSLNHEDTRSAVACEREFLTVLDGNCRTPIAAYAHRDKDGSCSFRGLLASPDGSKVYETTRIGPYSFDDMVEMGKDAGHELKAKAGPGFYDC; translated from the exons ATGCGCCACCGCGCGCCACTCCCTCCTCGGCCCGCCGACCTGCCTCGCGCGCCCGCGGCGGCGGGCGTGCCCCGTCGCCGTGGAGGCCGTCTCGCAGGCCAAGGTCCCCCTAATCCGGATTGGGACGCGTGGAAG GACAGTGATCTTGCTCTTGCACAAGCCCGTGAAACTCGAGATAAACTGAAAGCTGCACACTCTGAATTAGCTGAGGAGGGGGCTGTTGAGATCATCATTATAAAGACCACAGGAGACATGATCTTGGACAAACCCCTTGCAGATATTGGTGGCAAGGGTTTATTCACCAAGGAGATAGATGATGCGATCTTGCAGGGAAGGATTGATATTGCTGTTCACTCTATGAAAGATGTCCCAACATATCTACCTGAAGGAACAATACTACCATGTAACCTCCCGCGAGAAGATGCTAGAGACGCATTTATATGTTTGACTGCAAATTCACTTGCGGAGCTTCCTTCTGGTTGTGTCGTCGGAAGTGCTTCCCTGAGGAGACAATCTCAGATTCTCTGCAGGTATCCGTCACTCAAG GTTGTTAACTTAAGAGGAAATGTTCAGACACGGTTAACGAAACTCAAGAACGGAGATGTCCATGCTACGCTGTTGGCACTGGCTGGACTAAAGCGGCTAAATATGGTGGAAAATGTAACATCTATATTATCCATGGAAGAAATGCTTCCAGCCGTTGCCCAAGGTGCCATTGGAATAGCTTGCAGAAGCAATGACAACAAAATG ATGGAGTACCTCTCCTCGTTGAACCATGAAGATACCAGATCAGCTGTTGCATGCGAAAGAGAATTCTTGACAGTTCTTGATGGTAACTGCCGAACTCCAATTGCGGCCTATGCTCATCGTGATAAGGATGGGAGTTGCTCATTCCGAGGTCTATTGGCTTCACCAGATGGATCTAAAG TATATGAGACAACAAGAATTGGACCGTACTCTTTCGACGATATGGTTGAGATGGGGAAAGATGCTGGTCATGAGCTGAAGGCAAAGGCTGGGCCTGGCTTCTATGATTGCTAG
- the LOC8076110 gene encoding OTU domain-containing protein DDB_G0284757 isoform X1, with amino-acid sequence MTEHQECVSKSSSSSISSSTQESEEELTIGTLITEATNTTNSAKSLGRRLSHLDSIPHTPRVNGKIPDFNNATIDHESLLERLGTYGLAEYQIEGDGNCQFRALADQIFRNPDYHKHVRKAVVKQLKEFKKHYEGYVPMEYKVYLKKMKRSGEWGDHVTLQAAADRFAAKICLLTSFRDTCLVEIVPRDATPTRELWLSFWCEVHYNSLYAVEDLPTRKTKKKHWLF; translated from the exons ATGACTGAACACCAGGAATGTGTTAGCAAGAGCTCTTCCTCAAGTATTAGCAGCAGCACTCAGGAGAGTGAGGAGGAACTGACCATTGGTACTCTTATAACTGAAGCAACAAACACAACAAACAGTGCAAAGAGTCTTGGAAGGCGCCTTTCGCACTTAGATTCGATCCCG CACACTCCGCGTGTTAATGGGAAAATTCCAGATTTTAATAATGCGACAATTGATCATGAATCATTATTAGAAAG ATTGGGCACTTATGGCTTAGCTGAATACCAAATAGAAGGAGATGGGAATTGCCAG TTCCGAGCTCTGGCAGACCAGATATTCCGCAATCCTGATTATCACAAACATGTGAGGAAGGCGGTAGTGAAGCAG CTGAAGGAATTCAAGAAACACTATGAAGGTTATGTGCCAATGGAATATAAGGTTTACTTGAAGAAAATGAAAAG ATCCGGGGAATGGGGAGATCATGTGACCTTACAGGCAGCTGCAGACAGG TTTGCTGCTAAAATATGTCTGTTGACGTCGTTTAGAGACACATGCCTAGTTGAGATAGTCCCCAGAGATGCCACTCCAACAAGAG AGCTTTGGCTAAGTTTCTGGTGTGAAGTACACTACAATTCATTGTATGCAGTTGAAG ATCTTCCGACACGGAAAACTAAAAAGAAGCATTGGCTGTTCTAG
- the LOC8076111 gene encoding peptidyl-prolyl cis-trans isomerase FKBP17-1, chloroplastic produces the protein MVTTAVAAFAGAVPPPRKAKAVTAATTPPPTLTRRQLLAAVATASILRTAAASAAAPRFAEIPGSGGVKALDLRDGSGEIPVVGDQVAIHYYGRLAAKQGWRFDSTYDHKDDTGDPMPFVFTLGSGKVIPGMEAAVKSMRVGGLRRVIIPPSQGYQNTSQEPIPPNFFDRQRLFTTIFNPTRLANGEGSTLGTLIFDIELINIRQHS, from the exons ATGGTCACCACTGCCGTCGCGGCGTTCGCCGGCGCCGTGCCGCCGCCTCGGAAAGCCAAAGCAGTAACTGCAGCCACAACACCACCTCCAACCCTCACTAGACGGCAACTCCTCGCCGCGGTCGCCACCGCCTCCATCCTCCGCACGGCCGCCGCCTCAGCTGCGGCCCCCAGATTCGCCGAGATCCCCGGCTCCGGCGGCGTGAAGGCCCTGGACCTCCGGGACGGTTCAGGAGAGATCCCGGTCGTCGGCGACCAG GTTGCAATTCACTATTATGGGAGATTAGCAGCGAAGCAAGGATGGCGCTTTGATTCCACCTATGATCATAAGGACGACACCGGGGATCCCATGCCATTTGTCTTCACCCTTGGGTCTGGCAAA GTTATACCTGGTATGGAAGCAGCAGTGAAGTCCATGAGAGTCGGTGGTCTTCGCCGAGTGATCATTCCACCATCACAGGGATACCAAAACACATCGCAAGAACCAATTCCTCCTAAC TTCTTTGATCGACAGAGGCTATTTACTACTATATTCAACCCAACCCGTCTCGCAAATGGCGAGGGTTCCACTCTCGGTACACTTATCTTCGACATCGAGCTAATCAACATAAGGCAACATTCATAA
- the LOC8076112 gene encoding porphobilinogen deaminase, chloroplastic, producing the protein MVSLRCTTAHHSLLGSPTCLVRPRRRACPVVRAAVAVEAGAEAKVSLIRIGTRGSPLALAQAHETREKLKAAHSELAEEGAIEIVIIKTTGDMILDKPLADIGGKGLFTKEIDDALLQGRIDIAVHSMKDVPTYLPEGTILPCNLPREDVRDAFICLTANSLAELPAGSVVGSASLRRQSQILYRYPSLKVVNFRGNVQTRLRKLKEGDVSATLLALAGLRRLNMAENATAVLSVEEMLPAVAQGAIGIACRSNDDKMMEYLSSLNHEDTRLAVACEREFLAVLDGNCRTPIAAYAYRDKDGNCSFRGLLASPDGSKVFETTRSGPYSFDDMVELGKDAGHELKAKAGPGFFDSLQ; encoded by the exons ATGGTCTCCCTGCGATGCACCACCGCGCACCACTCCCTGCTCGGCTCGCCGACCTGCCTCGTGCGCCCGAGGCGGCGGGCGTGCCCCGTGGTGCGCGCTGCCGTGGCAGTGGAGGCCGGCGCGGAGGCCAAGGTCTCCCTCATCCGGATTGGGACGCGTGGAAG TCCTCTTGCTCTTGCACAAGCCCATGAAACTCGAGAAAAACTGAAAGCCGCACACTCTGAGTTAGCTGAGGAGGGGGCTATTGAGATCGTCATCATAAAGACCACAGGAGACATGATCTTGGACAAACCTCTTGCAGATATTGGAGGCAAGGGTTTATTCACCAAGGAAATAGATGATGCGCTCTTGCAGGGAAGGATTGATATCGCTGTTCACTCTATGAAAGATGTTCCAACATATCTACCTGAAGGCACAATATTGCCCTGTAACCTCCCACGAGAAGATGTCAGAGATGCATTCATATGCTTGACTGCAAATTCGCTTGCGGAGCTTCCTGCTGGCAGTGTTGTTGGAAGTGCTTCCCTGCGGAGACAATCTCAGATTCTCTACAGATATCCATCACTGAAA GTAGTTAACTTCAGAGGAAATGTTCAGACACGGCTAAGGAAACTGAAGGAAGGAGATGTCTCTGCTACGTTGTTGGCACTGGCTGGATTAAGGCGGCTGAATATGGCAGAAAATGCAACAGCTGTACTATCAGTGGAAGAAATGCTTCCAGCAGTTGCCCAAGGTGCTATTGGAATAGCTTGCCGAAGCAACGATGACAAAATG ATGGAGTATCTATCCTCGTTGAACCATGAAGATACCAGATTAGCTGTTGCATGTGAAAGAGAATTCTTGGCAGTTCTTGATGGTAACTGCCGAACTCCGATTGCAGCCTATGCTTACCGTGATAAGGATGGGAATTGCTCATTCCGGGGTCTGTTGGCTTCCCCAGACGGATCTAAAG TATTTGAGACAACAAGAAGTGGACCATACTCTTTTGACGACATGGTTGAGTTGGGCAAAGATGCTGGTCATGAGCTGAAGGCAAAGGCTGGGCCTGGCTTCTTTGATAGCTtgcaatga